DNA from Anaerolineae bacterium:
CCCGCAGGAGTACGGCGGCATGGGCGCCGGCGAGTTGGGCTACTGCATCCTGATGGAGGAGATCGGCAAAGTCTGCACCTCCACCGCCTCCGTGATCGGCGCCCATACCGGCATCGGCGCCATGGCCATTTACCTGGACGGCACCCCGGAGCAGAAGAAGAAATACCTCACCCCGCTGGCGCGCGGCGAGAAGATCGCCGCCTTCGCCCTGACCGAGGCCAACGCCGGCTCTGACGCCGCCGCCATCCGCACCCGCGCCGTGCGCGACGGCGACGACTTCGTCCTGACCGGCTCCAAGATGTTCATCACCAACGGCCCCATCGCCGATATCGTCAGCGTCATGGCGGTCACCGACCCCTCCCTCGGCCCGCGCGGCGGCATCACCGCCTTCATCGTGGAAATGGACTGGAAGGGCTGTAGCGTTGGCAAGGTGGAGGACAAGATGGGCATCCGCGGGAGCGGCACCTCGGAGCTGATCTTCGACGAGGTGCGCGTGCCCAAGGAGAACATCCTGGGACAGTTCGGCGCCGGCTTCGTCACCTTTATGAAAACGCTCGACGTCGGCCGCGTCAGCCTCGGCGCCGCCTGTCTGGGCGGGGCACAGGCCGCCCTGGAGCGCAGTATCCAATGGGCCAAAGCGCGCACCCAGTTCGGCAAGGCCATCGTCCACAATCAATCCATTCAGTGGATGATCGCCAACATGGCCACCGAGATCGAGGCCCTGCGCTCCCTGGTCTACCGCACCGCTTGGATGGTGGACACCGGCCAGCCCTTCACCCGCTACGCCGCCATGTGCAAGCTGTACGGCTCCGAGGTCGCCTCTCGCTGTATCTCCCAGGCGGTGCAGATTTACGGCGCGCTGGGCTACAGCCGCGACGTGGAGATCGAGCGCATGTTCCGCGACGCCCGCATCGCCGAGATCTTCGAGGGCACCAACGAGATCCAGCGCATCGTCATCGCCTCCGACATCATGCGCCAGGAAGGCGTGCGCATCAGCCCGTGAGGTGAGGCGGACAAGGAGGAAATCCGATGAGAATTGTGGTTGCCATCAAGCAAATCCTGGACCCGGAGGGCATCACGGTCAACCGCCGGCGCGAGCGCATCTTCATCAACCGGGAGGAACGCATTATCAACCCGGCAGACAAATGCGCTCTGGAGGCAGCCCTGCGCCTGAAGGATGCCCACGGCGCGGAGGTCATCGCCCTCAGCCTGGGAAAGCCGGCCGCCGATGACGCGCTGCGCGAGGCGCTGGCCATGGGCGCTGACTCGGCGGTGCTCATCAGCGACAAGGCCCTGGCCGGCATTGACGCCCCCACCGCCGCGATGGTGCTGGCCCGCGCCATCGAACGCCTGGCGCCCTTCGACCTGGTGCTGGCCGGCCAAACCGCCGCCGACACCGGCGGCGACCAGACCGCCGGCCGGCTGGCGGAACTCCTTGGCCTGCCCCAGGTCCTGCAGGCCCTCGAGCTTTCCCTTAACGGCGGGCGCCTGCAGGTGATGCGGCTGTGGGATGGGAAGCCGGTGCGGGCCGCCGTCTCCCCGCCGGCGCTGGTCGCGGTCTCGCCCCTGGCCTCGCCGGCGCGCTACCCCCACGGCGCCCGCATCATGAATGCCTACCGCCAGATGCAGGTCAGCGTCTGGACGGCGCAGGACCTGGGCCTGACGCCCGAGGAGCTGACGCCGAATATTGAGAGCCGCGGCCAGGTCTTCCCGCCAGAACGGGAGCTGGGGACGATCATCGAGGGGCCGCCGGCGCAAATGGCCGACGAAATCCTGTCGCTCCTGCGCATGTGCCGGCTGATATAGCCGCCGGCAGACGCACCGCACACAGGTCAGGAGGTGACCATGGACCTTGATTTCCTGCAAAGCCTGATGGGCGGCGAAGAGATGGCCGCCGCCGAAACCGCATATCAGGACATCTGGGTGGTGGGCGAGGTCAGCGGCGAGGGGCTGACGCCGGCCACCCGTGCCCTGCTGGGGAAAGCGCGCGACATGGCCAACGCGCTGGGCGTATATGTCAAAGGCGTCCTGTTCGGCGCGCCGGAATCTGCCGGCAGTGAGATGATCTCCTACGGCGCGGACACCGTCTATCTTCTGGAGGGTGCCGGCCTGGAATCCTTCGCCGTCGAACCCTATGCGGAAGCGCTGGCGCGCCAGATCGAGAGCGGCCGGCCCGAGATCATCCTCTTCAACGCCACCAGCCTGGGCGGCGAGCTGGCACCCCGCCTGGCGGCGCGCTTCCGCGCCCCGCTGTTCACCCACTGCATGGACCTGGGCATTGACGAGGCCCAGCGCGCTCTGCTGGCCACGGTGCCGCGCCTGGGCGGTGAGTATTATGAGATTCTGATCAGCCCGAACCTGCGTCCCCAGTTTGCGACCGTGGAGCCGGGCGTACTGCCGGCACCTTTCGCGGATCCGTACCGCATCGGCAGTGTGGAACGAGTGACCTTCGACGACCTGCCGGCCGGACGGGTGGAGATGCTCGGCCCATATGCCGGCGGCCTGCCCGAACCGCCCCTTTCCCGCAGTCGGGTCATCGTCTGCGTGGGACGCGGTGTCCAGGACGTCGAGGGGATTGAGCTGGCCCGCCGGCTGGCGGCGAAACTGGGAGGCCAGCTCGCCGGCACGCGCGGCGCCCTGGACGAGGGCTGGGTTTCCGAGGAACAGCTCGTCGGCATGGCCGGCCACACGGTGCGCCCTGCGCTGTACATCGCCTGCGGCGTGGCCGGCGCCATCCAGCACATGCTCGGCCTCGCCAAAACCGAATGCCTGATCGCCATCAACACCGACCCCAAGGCCGAGATCTTCTCGTATGCCGATCTGGGCGTGGTGGCGGACGCCAAGGCCGTGTTGGAGGAACTGAACAAGAAGCTGGACAACGCCC
Protein-coding regions in this window:
- a CDS encoding acyl-CoA dehydrogenase family protein, whose translation is MDFTLPKEYELLRRMIRDFARQEIAPLAKKIDIQEEVPREIIRKAAELGMMGVPFPQEYGGMGAGELGYCILMEEIGKVCTSTASVIGAHTGIGAMAIYLDGTPEQKKKYLTPLARGEKIAAFALTEANAGSDAAAIRTRAVRDGDDFVLTGSKMFITNGPIADIVSVMAVTDPSLGPRGGITAFIVEMDWKGCSVGKVEDKMGIRGSGTSELIFDEVRVPKENILGQFGAGFVTFMKTLDVGRVSLGAACLGGAQAALERSIQWAKARTQFGKAIVHNQSIQWMIANMATEIEALRSLVYRTAWMVDTGQPFTRYAAMCKLYGSEVASRCISQAVQIYGALGYSRDVEIERMFRDARIAEIFEGTNEIQRIVIASDIMRQEGVRISP
- a CDS encoding electron transfer flavoprotein subunit beta/FixA family protein, producing MRIVVAIKQILDPEGITVNRRRERIFINREERIINPADKCALEAALRLKDAHGAEVIALSLGKPAADDALREALAMGADSAVLISDKALAGIDAPTAAMVLARAIERLAPFDLVLAGQTAADTGGDQTAGRLAELLGLPQVLQALELSLNGGRLQVMRLWDGKPVRAAVSPPALVAVSPLASPARYPHGARIMNAYRQMQVSVWTAQDLGLTPEELTPNIESRGQVFPPERELGTIIEGPPAQMADEILSLLRMCRLI
- a CDS encoding electron transfer flavoprotein subunit alpha/FixB family protein, with amino-acid sequence MDLDFLQSLMGGEEMAAAETAYQDIWVVGEVSGEGLTPATRALLGKARDMANALGVYVKGVLFGAPESAGSEMISYGADTVYLLEGAGLESFAVEPYAEALARQIESGRPEIILFNATSLGGELAPRLAARFRAPLFTHCMDLGIDEAQRALLATVPRLGGEYYEILISPNLRPQFATVEPGVLPAPFADPYRIGSVERVTFDDLPAGRVEMLGPYAGGLPEPPLSRSRVIVCVGRGVQDVEGIELARRLAAKLGGQLAGTRGALDEGWVSEEQLVGMAGHTVRPALYIACGVAGAIQHMLGLAKTECLIAINTDPKAEIFSYADLGVVADAKAVLEELNKKLDNAPA